From the Devosia sp. FJ2-5-3 genome, the window CGGACGCGACAGCGGTTATCTCAGCTTCCGCAGCCATATCTGGCTCAATACCGATGACGACCGCACCGGCATGCTGCCCTTCGCCTTCGATGAGGGTTTCGGGTTCGAGCAATATGCCGACCATGCACTCGACGTGCCGATGTATTTCGTCATCCGCGACGGGCAATATGTGAACGTGGCGGGCGAGAGTTTTCGCGCGTTTCTGCGCGGCGAGCTGCCACAGCTGCCGGGCGAAAAGCCGACGATAAAGGATTGGGAAGACCACCTCTCGACACTGTTCCCGGAAGTGCGGCTGAAGCAGTTCCTCGAAATGCGCGGCGCCGATATGGGCGACGAAAAGCATGTGGTGGCGCTGTCGGCCTTCTGGGTTGGGCTGCTCTACGACCAGATTTCGCTCGATGCGGCCTGGGATCTGGTGAGCAACTGGACCGATGAGGATCGCGCCTATCTCCGCCGCGAAGTGCCGCGGCTGGGGCTGACGACGCCGTTCGACCGGTCGAGCCTGTTCGATGTGGCGGCGCAGGCGGTGGGCATTGCCGAGGCTGGCCTCGTGCGCCGGGCGCGGCTCGATGCGCAGGGGCGCGACGAAACGATCCATCTGGCGGCACTGGAAGAAACGATCCGTTCGGGCAAATCGCCGGCGGAACGGTGGCTGGAAAAGTTCCGCGGCGAGTGGAATGGGGATCTCAGCCGGATTTTTGTTGAAGCCGAGATGTAGTTTTTTCGAGGGGGGCACCTTCTGGCCTCCTCCTCATGCTCGGTGTCATTTCCCGCGCAAGCGGGAGCCTTTGTTTTCCTGCACAGCGATTTCTTACTGAGGTCCCCGCTTTTGCGGGGATGACGCGGTGGAGGCGAGAGCTATCGCGGCTCACATCCCCCCACCCCAACCCTCCCCGCGAGGGGGAGGGAGTTCGGCCGGTGGGTGGGGAGGTGCGCGGATGATCCCTCTCCTGGTCGGTGTCATTTCCGCGCACGCGGGAAGCTTTGTTTCCTTGCACTCAGATTTTCAACTGGGGTCGCCGCTTTTGCGGGGATGACGCGGTGAAGGCGAGAGCTGTCGTGGCTCTCATCCCCCCACCCCAACCCTCCCCGCGAGGGGGAGGGAGTTCGGCCGGTGGGTGGGGAGGTGCGCGGATGATCCCTCTCCTGGTCGGTGTCATTTCCGCGCACGCGGGAAGCTTTGTTTTCTTGCTCAGCGATTTTTGACTGAGGTCCCCGCGATCGCGTGGATGACGCGGTGGGGGCGAGAGCTATCGTGGCTCTCATCCCCCCACCCCAACCCTCCCCGCGAGGGGGAGGGAGTTTGGCCGGTGGGTGGGGGAGCCCGTCCTCAGGCAACTGCCTGCCTTCTTGATCTCAACGCCCCTCACTCCAGGCAGCCATTCGAGCGCAGTTCTCATAGCCTTCTCGCTCAAATCGCGCTTCTGGAGCGATTTGCCGCCGGACGCTGCGAAGCATCTTCTGCTTGCCTCCCTTGCCGGTCTCGTGCATCACGCCACCACGTTCAGCACGGAGGCAGAAATGCGGGTTTTGGTGATTGGGTCGGGTGGACGCGAGCATGCGCTGGCCTGGAAGATCGCGCAGTCGCCACTGCTGACCAAACTCTTTGTGGCGCCCGGCAATGGCGGCACAGAAGCCGTGGCAGAGAATGTCCCGCTCGATATCAATGACCATGCGGCGGTGATTGAATTTGCCAAGGCGCAGAACGTCGATTTCGTGGTGGTTGGCCCCGATGCGCAGGTGGTGGCCGGGTTGGGCGATGATGTGCGCGCGGCTGGCATTGACTGCTTCTGCCCGTCCAAGGCGGCGGGGCAGCTGGAAGGCTCAAAAAGCTTTACCAAGGCGCTGTGCGACGAATTTGATATCCCCACCGCTGGGTATGCCCGCTTTGAGGACGAGGCCTCGGCGCTGGCCTATATCTATACCCAGGGCGCGCCGATCGTGATCAAGGCCGATGGCCTCGCCGCCGGCAAGGGCGTCACCGTGGCGATGAGCGTCGAGGAGGCCGAAGAGGCTGTCATCGACTGCTTCTCCGGCGCCTTCGGGGAAGCCGGAGCCTCCGTCGTCATCGAGGAATTCATGGAGGGCGAGGAAGTCAGCCTTTTCGTGCTGTGTGATGGCGAAAATCTGTTGCCGCTGACCACGGCGCAGGACCACAAGCGCGCCTTTGACGGCGACACCGGGCCGAATACCGGGGGTATGGGCGCATATTCGCCTGCGCCGGTGATGCGCCGGGAAGAGTACGAATTCGCGATGGACAAGATCGTGGCGCCAACGGCGCGCGGCCTCGCCCAGCGCGGGACGCCCTATCAGGGTGTGTTCTATGCCGGGCTGATGCTGACCGAGGGGGGCCCGAAGCTCGTCGAGTACAATGCCCGCTTCGGCGATCCGGAATGCCAGGTGATGATGATGCGCATGGAAAGCGATGTGCTGCCGCTGCTGCATGCCACCGCAACCGGCACTCTCAAGGGGCATGATGTGGTCTGGAAGGACCAGTTCGCATTGACCGTGATCATGGCCACCCAAGGCTACCCCGGCAGCTATGGCAGGGGCAGCGAAATTCGGGGCGTCGAAGGGCTCGATAGCGAGGAGCTGACCGTGTTCCACGCAGGAACGAAGCGCGATGGGCAACGTTTATTGGCCAATGGGGGGCGCGTGCTCAATGTGACGGCGCTCGGTCCCAGCGTGAAAGAGGCCCAGCATCGTGCTTATCGAGGCGTTGACGCGATTGACTGGCCGGAAGGCTTCGCTCGCGGAGATATCGGCTGGCGAGAGATTTCCCGCGAACGGGGCTGAACCCTTTCTCAATGCTCTGCGCCTAGGCTCGTTGCGGACCGTCTTTGACGGAACGCCGCCGCAACGCCCCCTGACCCCGCTGCAATTGCGGGGCCTGGCTCTCGCGGAGCGGCTGCGCTCCAAGGGAGTGGAGCGGAGGAGCATGGGCAATAGCGCGGGTCCACGGATCGGCGTGGCTTTGGGGGGCGGCTCGGCGCGGGGGCTGACCCATATTCCCTATATCGAGGCAATGGACGAGCTGGGGCTGAAACCAGCCTCGATCTCGGGCACCTCCATCGGGGCGCTGATCGGGGCCGGCTGGGCCGCCGGGATGAGCGGCAAGGAATTGCGCGAGCATTCCTTTGAGGTGCTGGGCACGCTGAGGACCATCGCATCAAAGCTCTGGGCAACCCAGATTCGCGGGCTCGGAGGGCTGCTCAAGAACGGCATTTCGATGCAGCTCGACGCGATGAGCGTGGTGGATGCGTTCACGCCGCCGAATTTTCCCAACGAATTCAAGCAACTCAAGGTGCCGCTCTATGTGGTGGCGACCGATTTCCAGTCCTGGCACCAGGTGGTGTTCAATTCCGGGCTGTTGCGGCCGGCCATCGCGGGATCGCTGGCCATTCCGAGCTTTTTCAAGCCAGTGGTCTATAATAACCACCTGCTTGTCGATGGCGGGGTGGTCAATCCGCTCCCCCTCGACCAGGCCGATATCGACACCGATTTCCTGATCGCCATCGACGTGGCGGGGGACCCATCGGCGGGGCTGACCAAGACCGACCACAAGGCGCTCGATATCTGGTTCGGCTCGGCCCAGATCATGATGCACTCGCTGACCGCGCATATGATCGCCGCCTATCCGCCCGATATCTATATAAGGCCGCGCGTGGCCGCATTCGGGGCAATGGAATTCTGGCGGGTGCGCGAAATCATCACCCATGCCGAGGCGGAAAAAGACCGCTTCAAGCGCATGCTGGAGCACAAGGTGGAAGCCTATATCCAGGGCAAGGTGCCGGTGGTGGGCAGCAAGGGCGAGTGAGGGATACCCCCTCCTGGCCTCCCCCTGATAGGGGGAGGGATTTATCGAGTTTAGGGCGATGCTGGTGAGCTACCGGCACGCCCCTCCCCCTCTCAGGGGGAAGCCTGAGAACCGTGATGTTGGCGGCATCTTCCCCCTTCCCAGCCCTCCCCTCAAGGGGGAGGGTGCCGATGGGGGGTGTGGGGAGACCAGCGACGACAAGCTAGTCGCGCAGTTTCCGGAAAAAATCGGTGAGCATGGCTTCGGCGCGGGCGGCGGAGAGGCCGGAGATGATTTCGGGGCGGTGGTGGCAGGTGGGTTGGTCGAAGAGGCGGATGCCGTTTTCCACCGCGCCGGCCTTGGTGTCCTCGGCGGCGAAATAGACGCGCCGAAGCCGGGTGTGGGCGATGGCGCCGGCGCACATGGCGCAGGGCTCGAGCGTCACATAGAGATCGCAGCCATCGAGCCGGCCGGTGCCGCGGATGGCGAGCGCCGTGCGCATGGCGAGGAATTCGGCATGGGCGGTGGGATCGCGCAGGGCCTGCATGCGATTGCGCTCGGCGGCGAGGATGGTCGTGCCCTCGACGATGACGGCGCCGACCGGGGCCTCGCCATGGGCAGCGGCTTCCTCGGCGAGGGCTAGGGCGATTTCCATGGGTGGGCGGGGGTCGATCATGGGCTTGGGTTTAGCGTGGCAGGGGATTGGGGGGAAGTGGGGACCATAATTGCCCTTCGTGTCATCCCCGCGAAAGCGGGGACCTCTGTTGCGGACGGCTCACCATGAACAGAGGTTCCCGCTTGCGCGGGAATGACCCGGTGGTTTGGCAATGGGCAGCCTGCCTCGGAGCGAGGCGGTGGGGGTAACCCGCCTCGGGTCGCATTGGTCTCGGCCCTCCCCTATAATGGGAGCCTTACGGAGAATCGCCCTTGCCTATTCGCCAGCTGCCCGAAGACCTGATCAATCGCATTGCCGCCGGTGAGGTGGTGGAGCGGCCGGCGAGCGTGGTCAAGGAGCTGGTGGAAAACTCCATCGATGCGGGCGCCAAGCGCATCGTGGTGACGACCGCCGGGGGCGGGATCGAGCTCATTCGCATTACCGATGACGGCCATGGCATGGATCGTAACGATCTGATGCTGTCCGTGGAGCGGCACGCGACCTCCAAGCTCAGTGTCGACGATCTCGACGATATCCGCACGCTGGGGTTTCGCGGCGAGGCGCTGGCTTCGATCGGCTCGGTGTCGCGGCTGAGCGTTGCCTCGCGACCGGCGGCGGCGGAAAGCGGACTCGTGATCCGCGTCGACAATGGCAAGCGTAGCGGACCGGTGCCGCAGGCGATGAACCGGGGCACGGTGATCGAGGTCAAGGATATCTTCGGGCAAGTGCCGGCGCGGCGGAAGTTCCTCAAGAGCGCGCGGGCCGAAACGGGCGCAATCACCGATGTGGTCAAGCGCCTCGCCATGGCCAATCCGGAAATCCACTTCATCCTCGAAGGCACTGACCGCAGCATTTCCAACTGGCCGGCTGTGACCGGACATGGCGCGCTGGAGGCGCGGCTGGCGCAGGTGATGGGCGGCGATTTCATCGAAAACGCCGTGCCGCTGGCAATGGCGCGGCATGGCGTGGTGGTGGCCGGCATGGCGGGATTGCCGACCTATACGCGGGCCAATTCGCTTTCGCAGTTCTATTTCGTCAATGGCCGCTCGGTGCGCGACAAGGTGCTGGTGGGCGCGGTGCGGGCGGCGTTTGCCGATTATGTGTTTCGCGACCGTTTTCCGGTGGTGGCGATCTATGTGGCCATCGACCCGGGGCAGGTGGACGTCAATGTGCATCCGGCCAAGGCCGAACTGCGGTTCCAGGACCAGGGCGCGGTGCGCAGCGCCGTGATCCAGGCCATCGGTTCGGCGCTGATCGCGGCGGGGTACAAAGCGTCGAAGAGCGTAGCGGAGGATATCCTGCAGGCGTTTTCCGTGCCAGATGCGGCCCGGCCGGTGCAGGAGATCCCGGCGCTGGCGCGTCCGCCATCGCAAGAGCGTTTTTCCGGCGGCTATTCAAGCTATGGAGCCGGAGCCCGCGCGCCGCTCAATTATGACAGGGAGCCGGGGCGGCTTTCGGGGTTTACCGAACCCAGCGCCCGGGTGGAGGCCTTTTCGCCCGAGCCCGTCAGTGTGGACTATCCGCTGGGCACGGCGCGGGCGCAGATGTTCGACAATTACATCATTGCCCAGAACGAGAGCGGCCTCTTGCTGGTGGACCAGCATGCCGCCCATGAACGGCTGGTCTATGAGCGGTTCAAGGCGCAGCTGGCTTCGGGGCCGGTGGCAAGCCAGGCGCATCTTATTCCCGTGATCGTGGAATTGCCGGAGGAAGACTGCACGCGACTTGAGGAGTGCGCGCCGGAGCTCGAAAAATTCGGGCTTTATCTCGACCGATTCGGACCGCGGGCGATTGCCGTGCGGGAGACGCCGGCGCTGCTGGGCAATAGCGATGTGGCGGGGCTGGTGCGCGACCTCGCCGATGGGCTGGCGGAATGGGACAGCACCGCGGCGCTGACCGACCGGATGGAAGCGATCATCGCGCGCATGGCCTGCCATGGTTCGGTGCGCTCGGGGCGGCGGCTGCGGGTGGACGAGATGAATGCACTTTTGCGGGACATGGAAGCGACGCCGCATTCGGGCCAGTGCATCCATGGGCGGCCGACTTATGTGGAGCTGAAAAAGGGCGATATCGAGCGGCTGTTCGGGCGGAGCCGGTAGGGTTCGCAATATGCGGATAGGGTTGCACCTCTCACCCTAGCCCTCTCCCCGGAGGGGCGAGGGGACAAGATCGGCGGGTGGGAGAGTGTGGTGCAAGAGCATGAAGGCCCCCTCCTAGCCTCCCCCTGGTAGGGGGAGGGACAAGTTCGGTGGGTGGGGACAGGTCGAGAGAATTCACCCCTCACCCTAACCCTCTCCCCGGAGGGGCGAGGGGATCAGATCGAGTGCGTTGGCGCCGCCACACAAGACCAAAGGCAAAGCAAGACCATGACTTCGGGCATTCACCACGTCACGCTGATCGCCGGGGATGTGCAGGCCAATGTGGATTTTTATGTCGGGCTCCTGGGGCTGCGGCTGGTGAAGAGAACCGGCGGCTATGAGGACGCGACGCAGCTGCATCTGTTTTACGGGGATTATGCGGCAATGCCGGGGTCGCTGATTACCTTCCTCATGTGGCAGGGCGGGTCGCGCGGACAGGCGGGGGCGGGACAGGTGAGCGAGCTGGCGCTGGCGATTTCGCCGGGTTCGATCGGGTTCTGGCTGGAGCGGGCGCTGACCCACGGCGTCAAGGTGGAGGGCACCGGCCAGGAGTTCGGCGAGACCGTGCTGCGGCTGCGCGACCCCGATGGGGTGGTGGTGAAGCTCGTGAGTGCCGCCCTGCCCGCGCTCGAGATGCCGGATGGCGATATTCCGGCCGAACACCGGATCCGCCGCATTCGCGGGGTGACGATGCTGTCCGAAGTGCAGGAGGAAAGCGTCGATTTCCTCTCCCGCTATTTCGGCTTTCGCGCGGAAGCCAAGGAAGGGCCGATCCAGCGGATGGTGTCGGACATTGGTGATGTGATCGATGTGCGGGACGCGGCCGGGTTCTGGCCCGGGGCGCCGGGGACGGGCACGGCGGACCATGTGGCGGTGCGGGCGCGGGATGCCGAGGAGGTCCAGAGGGTGGAGGCGGAGTTGCGGAAACGCAATTCGAGCATGACCAATCTGCATGATCGGAATTATTTCACCTCCCTTTATGTACGCGAGCCGGGCGGGACGCTGATCGAGATGGCCAGCGACGGGCCGGGTTTCACGCTCGACGAGACGCTGGAAAAGCTCGGGCGCACGCTGTTCGTGCCGCCGGACACGCCGGACCCGGAGGCGGTGAAGGTGATGTTGCCGCAATTCGGACTGCCGGGCGAAGAGCGGGTGGTCTATCGCGACCTCATCTACAAGCACCGGTTTTTCACGCCCGCGGAGCCGGATGGGACGACCATCGTGCTGTTGCATGGGACGGGCGGCAATGAGACCGATCTGATGCCGCTGGCGCACAGGGCAGCGCCGCGCGCGACGCTGCTGGGGATGCGCGGGCGGAGCACGGAAAGCGGGGTGCAGCGCTGGTTCCGCAGC encodes:
- a CDS encoding nucleoside deaminase produces the protein MIDPRPPMEIALALAEEAAAHGEAPVGAVIVEGTTILAAERNRMQALRDPTAHAEFLAMRTALAIRGTGRLDGCDLYVTLEPCAMCAGAIAHTRLRRVYFAAEDTKAGAVENGIRLFDQPTCHHRPEIISGLSAARAEAMLTDFFRKLRD
- a CDS encoding patatin-like phospholipase family protein is translated as MGNSAGPRIGVALGGGSARGLTHIPYIEAMDELGLKPASISGTSIGALIGAGWAAGMSGKELREHSFEVLGTLRTIASKLWATQIRGLGGLLKNGISMQLDAMSVVDAFTPPNFPNEFKQLKVPLYVVATDFQSWHQVVFNSGLLRPAIAGSLAIPSFFKPVVYNNHLLVDGGVVNPLPLDQADIDTDFLIAIDVAGDPSAGLTKTDHKALDIWFGSAQIMMHSLTAHMIAAYPPDIYIRPRVAAFGAMEFWRVREIITHAEAEKDRFKRMLEHKVEAYIQGKVPVVGSKGE
- the purD gene encoding phosphoribosylamine--glycine ligase, translating into MRVLVIGSGGREHALAWKIAQSPLLTKLFVAPGNGGTEAVAENVPLDINDHAAVIEFAKAQNVDFVVVGPDAQVVAGLGDDVRAAGIDCFCPSKAAGQLEGSKSFTKALCDEFDIPTAGYARFEDEASALAYIYTQGAPIVIKADGLAAGKGVTVAMSVEEAEEAVIDCFSGAFGEAGASVVIEEFMEGEEVSLFVLCDGENLLPLTTAQDHKRAFDGDTGPNTGGMGAYSPAPVMRREEYEFAMDKIVAPTARGLAQRGTPYQGVFYAGLMLTEGGPKLVEYNARFGDPECQVMMMRMESDVLPLLHATATGTLKGHDVVWKDQFALTVIMATQGYPGSYGRGSEIRGVEGLDSEELTVFHAGTKRDGQRLLANGGRVLNVTALGPSVKEAQHRAYRGVDAIDWPEGFARGDIGWREISRERG
- the mutL gene encoding DNA mismatch repair endonuclease MutL — protein: MPIRQLPEDLINRIAAGEVVERPASVVKELVENSIDAGAKRIVVTTAGGGIELIRITDDGHGMDRNDLMLSVERHATSKLSVDDLDDIRTLGFRGEALASIGSVSRLSVASRPAAAESGLVIRVDNGKRSGPVPQAMNRGTVIEVKDIFGQVPARRKFLKSARAETGAITDVVKRLAMANPEIHFILEGTDRSISNWPAVTGHGALEARLAQVMGGDFIENAVPLAMARHGVVVAGMAGLPTYTRANSLSQFYFVNGRSVRDKVLVGAVRAAFADYVFRDRFPVVAIYVAIDPGQVDVNVHPAKAELRFQDQGAVRSAVIQAIGSALIAAGYKASKSVAEDILQAFSVPDAARPVQEIPALARPPSQERFSGGYSSYGAGARAPLNYDREPGRLSGFTEPSARVEAFSPEPVSVDYPLGTARAQMFDNYIIAQNESGLLLVDQHAAHERLVYERFKAQLASGPVASQAHLIPVIVELPEEDCTRLEECAPELEKFGLYLDRFGPRAIAVRETPALLGNSDVAGLVRDLADGLAEWDSTAALTDRMEAIIARMACHGSVRSGRRLRVDEMNALLRDMEATPHSGQCIHGRPTYVELKKGDIERLFGRSR
- a CDS encoding glutamate--cysteine ligase, whose protein sequence is MAGPDIASPLIESRADLIEAMERGCKPAAEWRVGTEHEKHVFHTNPLRPVTYEGPNGVKALLDGIEVDTGWHPFYDGENPIGLRNDAVAGGISLEPGGQFELSGSPMENLHETAAEMAEHMRVAKKVAAPLDIHFLGLGVTPLWAVSDIPAMPKSRYGIMSPYMDKVGTLGTSMMFRSATVQANLDFSSEADMVKKLRVSLALQPVATALFANSPFVDGRDSGYLSFRSHIWLNTDDDRTGMLPFAFDEGFGFEQYADHALDVPMYFVIRDGQYVNVAGESFRAFLRGELPQLPGEKPTIKDWEDHLSTLFPEVRLKQFLEMRGADMGDEKHVVALSAFWVGLLYDQISLDAAWDLVSNWTDEDRAYLRREVPRLGLTTPFDRSSLFDVAAQAVGIAEAGLVRRARLDAQGRDETIHLAALEETIRSGKSPAERWLEKFRGEWNGDLSRIFVEAEM
- a CDS encoding VOC family protein, with amino-acid sequence MTSGIHHVTLIAGDVQANVDFYVGLLGLRLVKRTGGYEDATQLHLFYGDYAAMPGSLITFLMWQGGSRGQAGAGQVSELALAISPGSIGFWLERALTHGVKVEGTGQEFGETVLRLRDPDGVVVKLVSAALPALEMPDGDIPAEHRIRRIRGVTMLSEVQEESVDFLSRYFGFRAEAKEGPIQRMVSDIGDVIDVRDAAGFWPGAPGTGTADHVAVRARDAEEVQRVEAELRKRNSSMTNLHDRNYFTSLYVREPGGTLIEMASDGPGFTLDETLEKLGRTLFVPPDTPDPEAVKVMLPQFGLPGEERVVYRDLIYKHRFFTPAEPDGTTIVLLHGTGGNETDLMPLAHRAAPRATLLGMRGRSTESGVQRWFRSFGPAIFDQKDVRFESGALEAFFEEARGAYRLDPERVIALGYSNGANLLGAAMLLHPGMVKRAVLIRPVMVLDGVTDADLSGVSVLVVLGEKDAYRGEGEKLAAALEAAGADVRVAVVAGGHGLEAADAGVIGGWLGS